A part of Limibacillus halophilus genomic DNA contains:
- a CDS encoding fumarylacetoacetate hydrolase family protein, with amino-acid sequence MKLLRWGEAGEELPGLLDSEGRIRDLSHLIEDFGPHSLTEQGMDSLRAIDPEALPLVEGSPRIGACLPFVTNFYCIGLNYAKHAAESGMPPPAEPVLFSKASSALSGPYDPIVIPKGSEKTDWEVELGVVIGREASYVSEAEALSCVAGYCVVNDVSERAFQLESTGQWIKGKSAPTFGPTGPHLVSADAVPDPQALQVWLDVNGERMQEGDTSDMIFSVAEIISYMSRHMLLQPGDLIATGTPHGVGMGLKPPRFLKAGDEVRLGVEGLGEQHQTAVAWGS; translated from the coding sequence TTGAAATTACTGCGTTGGGGTGAAGCGGGCGAAGAGTTGCCAGGTCTTCTGGATTCAGAGGGGCGCATTCGAGATTTGTCGCACCTTATCGAGGATTTTGGCCCGCATAGTTTGACTGAACAGGGCATGGACAGCCTGCGGGCCATCGACCCGGAAGCGCTGCCGTTGGTTGAGGGAAGCCCACGTATCGGGGCCTGTCTGCCGTTCGTAACGAACTTCTATTGTATCGGTCTCAACTACGCCAAGCACGCCGCCGAAAGCGGCATGCCGCCACCGGCCGAGCCGGTGCTTTTCTCCAAGGCCAGTTCCGCGCTGTCGGGGCCCTATGACCCCATCGTCATTCCCAAGGGTTCGGAAAAGACCGATTGGGAAGTTGAGCTTGGCGTGGTTATCGGGCGGGAAGCGTCTTACGTCAGCGAGGCCGAGGCGCTTTCCTGTGTGGCCGGGTACTGCGTCGTGAACGATGTGTCCGAGCGGGCTTTCCAGTTGGAAAGCACCGGCCAGTGGATCAAGGGAAAATCGGCGCCCACCTTCGGACCGACCGGCCCTCACCTGGTATCCGCCGATGCGGTTCCCGACCCTCAGGCCCTGCAGGTTTGGCTCGACGTGAATGGCGAGCGTATGCAAGAAGGCGACACCTCGGACATGATCTTCAGCGTTGCCGAGATCATTTCCTACATGAGCCGTCATATGCTGCTGCAACCCGGTGATTTGATTGCGACGGGCACGCCGCACGGTGTGGGCATGGGGTTGAAGCCGCCGCGTTTCCTGAAAGCCGGAGACGAGGTCCGTCTCGGCGTCGAGGGTTTGGGTGAGCAGCATCAAACCGCCGTGGCGTGGGGAAGCTAA
- the denD gene encoding D-erythronate dehydrogenase: MQVTILGAGGFLGQKLAAALAARGVLRGQEIRALHLVDLSAPPAVAADFVITTRAADISDAASISQAIPNGTDAVFHLAAVVSGQAEAEFESGLQANLMGTLNVLERCRALETAPVVVFSSSVAVYGGEIPQPIEDWYLLNPQTSYGTQKAIGELLINDYSRKGFIDGRGLRLPTVTVRPGKPNRAASSFASSIFREPLQGDEAICPVKPESPMWVCSPRAVIANLLHAAELEAKVWGENRCIALPGLLATIGEMVEAMRRVAGDEPVSRIRWEPDPVIQKIVDGWLADLRPEKATKLGFIADHSFEDNVRGFLEDDIRRD, from the coding sequence ATGCAAGTCACAATTCTGGGCGCCGGCGGATTTCTTGGTCAAAAGCTGGCCGCGGCGTTGGCCGCCCGCGGTGTCCTGAGAGGGCAGGAAATTCGCGCGCTCCACCTCGTGGACTTGAGTGCGCCACCTGCCGTGGCTGCGGACTTCGTCATCACGACCAGGGCGGCTGATATTAGTGACGCAGCGTCGATCTCGCAGGCGATCCCAAATGGCACGGACGCAGTTTTCCATCTGGCGGCCGTGGTGTCAGGACAGGCAGAGGCTGAGTTCGAATCCGGGCTCCAGGCGAACTTGATGGGAACGCTCAACGTGTTGGAGCGTTGTCGTGCGCTGGAGACAGCGCCGGTTGTCGTTTTTTCCAGCTCCGTGGCGGTTTACGGAGGTGAAATCCCACAGCCCATAGAAGACTGGTACTTGCTGAACCCGCAAACTTCCTACGGAACCCAAAAGGCGATAGGCGAGTTACTGATCAACGATTACTCCCGCAAGGGCTTCATTGACGGGAGGGGCTTGCGGCTACCGACGGTTACCGTCAGGCCAGGCAAGCCCAATCGCGCGGCTTCCTCTTTCGCCTCGTCCATCTTTCGCGAGCCTTTGCAGGGCGACGAAGCCATCTGTCCGGTTAAACCGGAGTCGCCGATGTGGGTCTGCTCGCCGCGCGCGGTGATTGCCAATCTGCTGCACGCTGCGGAGCTGGAGGCAAAGGTGTGGGGCGAGAACCGCTGCATTGCGCTCCCTGGGTTGCTGGCGACCATTGGCGAGATGGTCGAGGCAATGCGGCGCGTCGCGGGCGATGAACCGGTTTCGCGCATTCGCTGGGAGCCGGATCCCGTTATTCAGAAGATTGTGGACGGGTGGCTCGCCGACCTGAGGCCCGAGAAGGCCACGAAGTTGGGCTTCATCGCCGACCATTCCTTCGAAGACAATGTCCGCGGCTTTCTGGAAGACGATATCCGACGGGACTAG
- a CDS encoding NAD(P)-dependent oxidoreductase codes for MSIRKVAVLGTGIMGAPMARNIANAGFAVTVWNRTTSKAERLSDVTTVAATPAEAAAQADAVVTMLENSGVVTQLLFGDGDAAAAAPEGCLFIDMSSIQPSVARDHAAMLEKIRKRHLDAPVSGGEKGAIEATLAIMAGGGKDDLADAGTLLKSMGNVTHVGDHGAGQVAKLANQAIVAVTIGAVAEALLLAQEGGCDPVAVRSAIMGGFATSRILDLHGQRMLERNWMPGGPIRMQLKDLNNVIEVAREAGLTLPLTEKAQRAYSDLNDAMSAGNQDHSAYLLWLEALNGGKRLGQGADQRAG; via the coding sequence ATGTCCATCCGAAAAGTCGCCGTCCTGGGAACCGGAATCATGGGTGCCCCCATGGCGCGCAACATCGCCAACGCCGGATTCGCCGTAACCGTCTGGAATCGTACGACCTCCAAAGCGGAGCGTTTGAGTGACGTGACGACGGTCGCCGCAACGCCGGCAGAAGCCGCGGCTCAGGCCGATGCGGTTGTCACAATGCTGGAGAACTCTGGTGTCGTGACGCAGTTGCTTTTCGGAGACGGCGACGCGGCGGCGGCGGCGCCGGAGGGCTGCCTCTTTATCGATATGTCATCGATCCAACCTTCCGTCGCCCGCGACCATGCCGCTATGCTGGAGAAGATCAGAAAACGCCATCTAGACGCCCCTGTGTCCGGCGGCGAAAAAGGAGCTATCGAGGCCACGCTCGCCATCATGGCAGGTGGCGGTAAAGATGATCTTGCCGACGCGGGGACCTTATTGAAATCAATGGGTAACGTGACCCATGTCGGCGATCACGGCGCAGGTCAGGTGGCCAAACTTGCTAACCAAGCCATCGTGGCCGTCACCATCGGCGCGGTCGCTGAAGCCTTGCTTCTGGCTCAAGAAGGCGGTTGCGACCCGGTCGCTGTTCGATCAGCCATCATGGGCGGCTTTGCGACCTCGCGCATACTCGACTTACACGGCCAGCGAATGCTGGAGCGCAACTGGATGCCTGGCGGCCCGATACGCATGCAACTCAAGGACCTAAACAATGTGATCGAGGTCGCGCGCGAGGCCGGCCTGACGTTGCCGCTGACGGAAAAGGCACAACGCGCCTATTCCGACCTCAACGATGCGATGTCAGCCGGGAACCAGGATCACAGCGCCTATCTTCTATGGCTTGAGGCGCTGAATGGCGGCAAACGCCTGGGCCAGGGTGCCGACCAGCGTGCGGGCTAG
- a CDS encoding 2-hydroxyacid dehydrogenase: MKQKILMIGPLMALVQEALAQNYDLLRYWEADDKDALLAAEGAKIKGIATDGHLGASRALMDRLPNLEIIVCQGVGYDAIDLEAARARGIAVTNTPEVLSNAVAELTLGMMIGLCRRIPQCDQYVRKGHWLKAHYPLTAELTGAQVGILGLGRIGKEIAARCCAFKMQISYHGRTQQANQPYRYYSDLVAMARDVDWLVVIAPGSAETQGLVSREVLEALGPKGCLVNVARGSLVDETALVALLTSGKLGGAALDVFAQEPKVPEALFGLDNVLLLPHVGSATVQTRRAMGQLVIDNLAAHFAGRPLLTPVA, translated from the coding sequence ATGAAACAAAAAATTTTGATGATAGGCCCGTTGATGGCGTTGGTTCAGGAGGCTCTGGCTCAGAACTATGACCTTCTGCGGTACTGGGAGGCCGATGATAAGGACGCTCTTCTGGCTGCCGAAGGCGCAAAGATCAAAGGAATTGCGACGGATGGACATCTGGGCGCCAGTCGCGCGTTGATGGACCGCCTCCCCAACCTTGAGATCATTGTGTGCCAGGGTGTCGGATATGACGCCATTGATCTGGAGGCGGCCCGGGCCCGCGGTATTGCCGTAACCAACACGCCAGAGGTGCTAAGTAATGCCGTTGCCGAGTTGACTCTCGGCATGATGATCGGCCTTTGCCGCCGGATTCCCCAATGCGATCAGTATGTTCGTAAAGGTCATTGGTTGAAGGCCCACTATCCCCTGACAGCCGAACTGACCGGGGCCCAGGTGGGGATCCTGGGTCTCGGGCGAATTGGCAAGGAGATTGCCGCGAGGTGTTGCGCCTTCAAAATGCAGATCAGCTACCACGGCCGAACGCAGCAAGCGAACCAACCCTATCGCTATTACTCTGACTTGGTCGCCATGGCGCGCGATGTGGACTGGCTGGTGGTCATTGCACCCGGATCTGCAGAAACCCAAGGGCTGGTGAGTCGCGAAGTCCTGGAGGCGCTGGGGCCCAAAGGATGCCTTGTGAACGTCGCGCGCGGTTCATTGGTAGACGAGACGGCTCTTGTCGCGCTATTGACCAGTGGAAAGCTGGGTGGCGCCGCGCTGGATGTCTTTGCCCAGGAACCTAAAGTGCCTGAAGCATTGTTCGGGCTCGACAATGTCTTGCTGCTGCCACATGTCGGCAGTGCGACCGTCCAAACGCGCCGCGCCATGGGTCAGTTGGTGATCGATAATCTGGCGGCGCATTTCGCGGGACGGCCTCTTTTAACGCCCGTCGCCTAA
- a CDS encoding ABC transporter ATP-binding protein: MASVTIRDVRKSFGSVEVVHGVFIDIEDGEFAVLVGPSGCGKSTLLRMLAGLESITAGEVLIDDRVVNMVPPKERDTAMVFQNYALYPHMKVYDNMAFSLKLRKTDQAEIDRRVQHAADILGLVPYLDRFPRQLSGGQRQRVAMGRAIVRDPQVFLFDEPLSNLDAKLRVQMRTEIKALHQRLGATTIYVTHDQIEAMTMADKIVVMQGGNVEQIGAPLELYDHPNNLFVAGFIGSPAMNFVEGVARLEGERAQIEINGGTRIDIQRVGGLEEGKPIVFGFRPEHLVLCGEGQGFRSEVIVTEPTGSEVQIVSKLGDHEVNALFRERHAFKPGEGIHMRPDVERAHVFDAETGRTLVA, translated from the coding sequence ATGGCGTCTGTGACGATCCGTGATGTGCGCAAGTCTTTTGGTTCCGTGGAAGTTGTCCACGGCGTTTTCATTGACATTGAAGACGGTGAGTTCGCCGTTCTGGTCGGCCCCTCGGGTTGCGGCAAATCCACCCTGCTGCGGATGCTGGCAGGCCTTGAGTCGATTACAGCCGGCGAGGTTCTGATCGACGACCGGGTCGTCAATATGGTGCCGCCCAAGGAGCGCGACACCGCCATGGTGTTCCAGAACTATGCGCTTTATCCGCACATGAAGGTTTATGACAACATGGCCTTCAGCTTGAAGCTCAGGAAGACGGATCAGGCGGAGATCGACAGGCGGGTGCAGCATGCCGCCGATATCCTGGGGTTGGTCCCTTATCTGGATCGCTTTCCCCGGCAGTTGTCGGGGGGGCAGCGTCAACGGGTTGCCATGGGCCGGGCCATCGTTCGCGACCCACAGGTCTTTCTCTTCGATGAGCCGCTATCGAACCTCGATGCAAAGTTGCGCGTGCAGATGCGTACCGAGATCAAGGCGCTGCACCAGCGCTTGGGCGCGACCACGATCTACGTGACCCACGATCAGATCGAAGCCATGACCATGGCCGACAAGATCGTGGTCATGCAGGGCGGCAACGTCGAGCAGATCGGCGCGCCGCTCGAGCTTTACGACCACCCGAACAACCTTTTCGTCGCTGGGTTTATAGGCTCCCCCGCCATGAATTTCGTGGAGGGTGTGGCGCGGCTGGAGGGCGAGCGGGCGCAAATCGAGATCAACGGGGGAACCCGTATCGATATTCAACGGGTCGGCGGCCTGGAAGAAGGCAAGCCGATTGTCTTCGGATTCAGACCGGAGCACTTGGTGCTTTGCGGGGAGGGCCAAGGCTTTCGCTCGGAGGTGATCGTGACAGAGCCGACCGGGTCCGAAGTGCAGATTGTCAGCAAGCTCGGAGACCATGAAGTCAATGCGCTGTTTCGTGAGAGGCATGCCTTCAAGCCGGGTGAGGGAATTCACATGCGACCTGATGTAGAGCGGGCGCATGTGTTCGACGCGGAAACGGGGCGGACGCTGGTCGCCTGA
- a CDS encoding ABC transporter substrate-binding protein has product MSFNRRSFMKGSAAAAALLAAERSGLLDVAKAWAAMNPFKPEAGAELRLLRWKRFIQSEEDAFNAAVAAFTEATGVAVTVENEFMDDIQPKASVAANVGSGPDLVWGLYSTPHLFPNKLLDLTDVADHLGGEYGGWVDSAKAYGVNGGKWIGLPMCFNGNYINYRQSAIEKAGFKTFPDDNAGFLELCKALKGTGMPAGMALGHASGDGNAWVHWALWSHGGAMVDENDKVIIDSPESLAACEYVKELYDTFIPGTASWNDGNNNKAFLSGEVGLTNNGISIYTKAVVDGMEMAADIDHAVWPTGPVGKPTEFHIAYPIMAFNYTKFPNACKAFMAFMMSSPTYDKWLDGAVGYLTHSLNAFDNAPVWTDDPKRTIFREAAKRTLTAGYQGSVGEKAAAALAEFIVLDMFASVATGQSSPADAVKQAARKAERIYSR; this is encoded by the coding sequence ATGTCATTTAATCGCCGTTCCTTTATGAAGGGATCGGCCGCCGCCGCGGCCCTACTTGCCGCGGAGAGGTCCGGTCTCCTTGATGTTGCCAAAGCATGGGCTGCCATGAACCCCTTCAAGCCCGAAGCGGGCGCTGAACTCCGCTTGCTGCGCTGGAAGCGTTTCATCCAGTCTGAAGAGGATGCTTTCAATGCCGCCGTGGCTGCCTTCACCGAGGCAACGGGGGTCGCCGTGACTGTCGAGAATGAGTTCATGGACGATATCCAACCCAAGGCGTCCGTGGCCGCCAACGTCGGTTCGGGCCCGGACCTGGTCTGGGGTCTCTATTCCACACCGCACCTGTTCCCCAATAAGCTGCTTGATCTAACCGATGTGGCCGACCACCTGGGCGGTGAGTACGGCGGCTGGGTTGATTCAGCGAAGGCGTACGGCGTCAATGGCGGCAAGTGGATCGGATTGCCGATGTGCTTTAACGGCAACTACATCAACTACCGCCAGTCGGCGATTGAGAAGGCCGGCTTCAAGACTTTCCCCGATGACAACGCCGGGTTCCTGGAGCTCTGCAAAGCGCTTAAGGGTACCGGGATGCCGGCGGGCATGGCGCTGGGTCATGCATCGGGTGATGGTAATGCCTGGGTGCACTGGGCCTTGTGGAGCCATGGCGGCGCGATGGTGGACGAGAATGACAAGGTTATCATCGACAGCCCTGAATCCCTTGCGGCCTGTGAGTATGTGAAGGAGCTTTACGACACCTTCATCCCGGGCACGGCTTCTTGGAATGACGGCAACAACAACAAAGCCTTCCTGTCGGGCGAAGTGGGCCTCACGAACAACGGCATTTCGATTTACACGAAGGCTGTGGTGGATGGGATGGAGATGGCGGCGGATATCGACCATGCGGTCTGGCCGACCGGTCCGGTCGGCAAGCCGACGGAGTTCCACATCGCCTATCCGATCATGGCCTTCAACTACACGAAGTTCCCCAACGCCTGTAAGGCCTTCATGGCATTCATGATGTCCAGCCCGACTTATGACAAGTGGCTGGATGGGGCCGTCGGGTATCTGACGCACTCACTCAACGCCTTCGACAATGCGCCGGTTTGGACCGACGATCCCAAGCGGACGATTTTCCGTGAGGCGGCCAAGCGCACGCTCACGGCGGGTTATCAGGGTTCGGTCGGAGAGAAGGCCGCCGCAGCCTTGGCGGAGTTCATCGTGCTCGACATGTTCGCCTCGGTCGCGACCGGGCAATCGAGCCCGGCCGATGCGGTCAAACAGGCAGCCCGCAAGGCTGAACGTATCTACAGCCGCTGA
- a CDS encoding carbohydrate ABC transporter permease has translation MAVTDTKAAAQSKGPQPGQSGDAMYLSLGARLANNKGWLGFWFMLPATAFLVAFLTYPLGLGIWLSLTDASIGRSGVFIGIENFVWLMDDDVFWLSVFNTMLYTVVASVFKFAIGLYLALLLNKHIPFKAFIRAIVLLPWIVPTVLSAIAFWWIYDAQFSVISWALSGMGLIDENINFLGDPWNARWATIFANIWRGVPFVAITLLAGLQTVSPSLYEAATIDGANRWQLFRYVTYPMLTPIIAVVMTFSVLFTFTDFQLIYALTRGGPVNATHLMATLSFQRAILGGNLGEGAAISTAMIPFLLSAILFSWFGLQRRKWQQGEGDD, from the coding sequence ATGGCCGTGACCGACACGAAAGCCGCCGCACAATCGAAGGGCCCACAACCAGGTCAATCGGGCGATGCGATGTATCTTTCCTTGGGTGCCAGGCTTGCCAACAACAAGGGCTGGCTGGGGTTCTGGTTCATGCTGCCCGCGACCGCGTTTTTGGTTGCCTTTCTCACCTATCCCTTGGGTCTTGGCATCTGGCTTTCGTTGACCGACGCGTCCATCGGCCGGTCTGGTGTCTTTATCGGCATTGAGAATTTCGTCTGGTTGATGGACGACGACGTGTTCTGGCTTTCCGTCTTCAACACGATGCTTTACACGGTCGTGGCCAGCGTCTTCAAGTTCGCCATCGGCCTGTACCTGGCATTGCTTTTGAACAAGCACATTCCCTTCAAGGCATTTATCAGGGCAATCGTGCTCCTGCCCTGGATCGTACCCACCGTGCTTTCGGCCATAGCCTTTTGGTGGATCTACGATGCGCAGTTCTCGGTAATTTCCTGGGCGCTTTCCGGTATGGGATTGATCGACGAGAACATCAATTTTCTCGGTGACCCCTGGAACGCGCGTTGGGCAACGATCTTCGCCAACATTTGGCGCGGCGTGCCCTTTGTCGCGATTACTCTGCTGGCCGGACTGCAAACGGTGTCGCCCTCGCTATACGAGGCGGCGACGATTGATGGCGCAAATCGTTGGCAGTTGTTCCGCTATGTCACCTATCCGATGCTGACGCCGATCATTGCCGTGGTCATGACCTTCTCGGTTCTGTTTACCTTCACCGATTTCCAATTGATCTACGCCCTGACGCGCGGTGGGCCGGTGAACGCCACGCACTTGATGGCGACACTCAGCTTCCAGCGCGCGATCCTGGGCGGAAATCTAGGCGAAGGGGCTGCTATTTCGACGGCTATGATCCCCTTCCTGCTCTCGGCGATATTGTTTTCCTGGTTTGGCCTGCAGCGCCGCAAGTGGCAGCAAGGAGAAGGCGATGACTGA
- a CDS encoding carbohydrate ABC transporter permease produces MTEPQAQQIKRKTIFGTERKEKDEPQGMDFLVTRSSRWVTVYLPLSIISFVLLFPFYWMTTTALKPNEELLDIQNSNPLLVHSPTLDHFYKLIFETDYPWWMWNTMLVAVCATVLSLVAAVMAAYAIQRIRFRGSRTVGGLIFLAYLVPPSILFIPLATIIFQYGLFDSPMALILSYPTILIPFCTWLLMGYFKSIPYELEECALMDGASRFQILVKIIIPLSVPGLISAGIFAFTLCWNEFIYALTFISTSSNKTVPVAVLSELVDGDVYHWGSLMAGALLGSLPVAILYSFFVDYYVSSMTGAVKE; encoded by the coding sequence ATGACTGAGCCTCAAGCGCAACAGATCAAACGCAAGACCATCTTTGGTACCGAGCGCAAGGAAAAGGATGAGCCGCAAGGCATGGACTTTCTTGTCACCCGCAGTTCGCGCTGGGTGACGGTTTATCTGCCTCTGTCGATCATTTCATTCGTGCTGCTGTTTCCATTTTACTGGATGACCACAACAGCCCTAAAGCCGAACGAGGAACTACTTGATATCCAGAATAGCAACCCCCTGCTCGTGCACTCACCGACGTTGGATCACTTCTACAAGCTGATATTCGAGACGGACTATCCCTGGTGGATGTGGAACACAATGTTGGTTGCCGTTTGTGCCACGGTGCTCTCGCTGGTCGCGGCGGTCATGGCGGCCTATGCGATCCAGCGCATTCGTTTCCGCGGATCGCGGACGGTGGGCGGGTTAATCTTCCTCGCCTACCTGGTGCCGCCCTCGATTCTGTTCATTCCCTTAGCGACGATCATCTTCCAGTACGGTTTGTTCGATAGTCCGATGGCCTTGATCCTCAGCTATCCGACAATCCTCATTCCATTCTGCACCTGGCTGTTGATGGGGTACTTCAAGTCGATCCCCTATGAACTCGAGGAATGCGCGTTAATGGATGGTGCAAGCCGCTTTCAGATCTTGGTGAAGATTATCATCCCACTGTCGGTTCCAGGTTTGATCTCGGCGGGTATCTTCGCCTTCACGCTCTGTTGGAACGAGTTCATCTATGCGTTGACCTTCATCTCAACCAGCAGCAACAAGACCGTGCCTGTCGCCGTCCTATCGGAGTTGGTGGACGGTGACGTCTATCACTGGGGTTCACTGATGGCCGGTGCGTTGCTGGGATCCTTGCCGGTGGCTATCCTCTACAGCTTCTTCGTCGATTACTACGTATCGTCGATGACCGGTGCGGTTAAGGAGTAG